In Pseudomonas hamedanensis, a single window of DNA contains:
- the fliH gene encoding flagellar assembly protein FliH produces MDKPDESVTDLIRARDVRGFESWAMPSFDPPKPEPEPEPEPEPPEMEEVPLEEVQPLTLEELESIRQEAYNEGFAIGEKEGFHSTTLKVRQEAETALAAKIASLELLMANLFEPIAEQDTQIEKSLVDLVQHITKQVIKRELAIDSTQIEHVMRDALKLLPLGVENVRLYVNPQDFAQVKALRERHEESWRIVEDESLLPGGCRVETEHSRIDASVESRVTQVMAKLFDQLHEQALHPAAPDLSLEIPEDTPAAVDPDEPRADASDAP; encoded by the coding sequence ATGGACAAGCCTGACGAGTCTGTGACGGATCTGATCCGCGCCCGCGATGTTCGTGGCTTCGAATCCTGGGCAATGCCCAGTTTCGATCCGCCGAAACCGGAACCCGAGCCTGAGCCGGAACCCGAACCGCCGGAAATGGAAGAAGTGCCGCTGGAAGAAGTCCAGCCACTGACGCTGGAAGAACTCGAGAGCATCCGTCAGGAGGCTTACAACGAGGGCTTCGCCATCGGCGAGAAAGAAGGTTTTCACAGCACCACGCTGAAGGTGCGTCAGGAAGCTGAAACAGCCCTGGCGGCGAAAATCGCCAGCCTTGAGCTGTTGATGGCCAACCTGTTCGAACCGATCGCCGAACAAGACACACAGATTGAAAAGTCGCTGGTCGACCTCGTGCAACACATCACCAAACAGGTGATCAAGCGCGAACTGGCCATCGATTCGACGCAAATCGAACACGTCATGCGCGATGCGCTCAAGCTGTTGCCGCTGGGCGTTGAAAACGTGCGCCTGTACGTCAACCCGCAGGACTTTGCGCAAGTCAAAGCCCTGCGCGAGCGCCATGAAGAAAGCTGGCGCATCGTCGAAGACGAGTCGTTGTTGCCGGGCGGTTGCCGGGTTGAAACCGAGCACAGCCGCATCGACGCCAGCGTTGAATCGCGGGTGACGCAGGTTATGGCGAAACTGTTCGACCAGTTGCACGAGCAGGCTCTGCACCCCGCAGCGCCTGACTTGAGCCTGGAAATCCCTGAGGACACCCCAGCGGCTGTCGACCCTGACGAGCCGCGCGCGGACGCCAGCGATGCGCCTTGA
- the fliG gene encoding flagellar motor switch protein FliG: protein MSDNRAAAVKLTKVDKAAILLLSLGSTDAAQVLRHMGPKEVQRVGVAMAQMGNVHREQVEQVMSEFVDIVGDQTSLGVGSDDYVRKMLTQALGEDKANGLIDRILLGGNTSGLDSLKWMEPRAVADVIRYEHPQIQAIVVAYLDPDQAGEVLGNFDHKVRLDIILRVSSLNTVQPAALKELNQILEKQFSGNSNASRTTLGGIKRAADIMNFLDSSIEGQLMDSIREVDEDLSGQIEDLMFVFNNLADVDDRGIQALLREVSSDVLVLALKGSDEGVKEKIFKNMSKRAAELLRDDLEAKGPVRVSDVETAQKEILTIARRMAEAGEIVLGGKGGEEMI from the coding sequence ATGAGTGATAACCGAGCCGCCGCCGTCAAACTGACCAAGGTCGACAAAGCCGCGATTCTGCTGCTGTCCCTGGGGTCGACCGATGCTGCGCAAGTGCTGCGCCACATGGGCCCGAAAGAAGTCCAGCGCGTCGGCGTGGCCATGGCGCAAATGGGTAACGTCCACCGCGAGCAGGTCGAGCAGGTGATGAGCGAATTCGTCGACATCGTCGGCGACCAGACCAGCCTCGGTGTCGGTTCCGACGACTACGTGCGCAAGATGCTCACTCAGGCCCTGGGCGAGGACAAGGCCAACGGTCTGATCGACCGCATCCTGCTCGGCGGCAACACCAGCGGCCTCGACAGCCTGAAATGGATGGAGCCGCGCGCGGTGGCCGACGTCATCCGTTACGAACACCCGCAGATCCAGGCGATCGTGGTCGCGTACCTCGACCCGGATCAGGCCGGTGAAGTGCTCGGCAACTTCGACCACAAAGTGCGTCTGGACATCATTCTGCGCGTTTCGTCGTTGAACACCGTGCAACCGGCGGCCTTGAAAGAACTCAACCAGATTCTCGAGAAACAGTTCTCCGGCAACTCGAACGCCTCGCGCACCACCCTGGGTGGTATCAAACGTGCGGCCGACATCATGAACTTCCTCGACAGTTCGATCGAAGGCCAGCTCATGGACTCGATCCGCGAAGTCGACGAAGACCTGTCCGGTCAGATCGAAGACCTCATGTTCGTGTTCAACAACCTGGCGGACGTCGACGACCGCGGTATTCAGGCGCTGTTGCGCGAAGTGTCTTCCGACGTGCTGGTGCTGGCCCTCAAGGGGTCGGACGAAGGCGTCAAGGAAAAGATCTTCAAGAACATGTCCAAACGTGCCGCCGAATTGTTGCGCGACGACCTCGAGGCCAAAGGCCCGGTGCGCGTCAGCGACGTCGAAACGGCGCAGAAAGAAATCCTCACCATCGCCCGTCGCATGGCCGAAGCCGGCGAGATCGTGCTCGGTGGCAAGGGTGGCGAGGAAATGATCTAA